From Pseudomonas sp. stari2, a single genomic window includes:
- a CDS encoding IclR family transcriptional regulator, which translates to MEKTSDSNGKQKVRSAEVGTDILKALAELSPSTSLSRLAEHVQMPASKVHRYLQALIASGFAEQNTATNHYGLGREALRVGLAALNSMDVLKVAALPLAELRDELNETCFLAVWGNQGATVVHIEPAVRAVTVVTQLGSVLPLLSSSTGLVFGAYLPHRETDELREQEIAVGAHPLADEKAYAVLCEQIRERGLHHVHGLLMPGVDALSAPVFNALGQIEAVLTIVGPTSLFHADENGPAAQRLLAVTRAVSWRMGYQPENKSD; encoded by the coding sequence ATGGAAAAAACCAGCGACAGCAACGGCAAACAGAAAGTCCGCTCCGCCGAGGTCGGCACCGACATCCTCAAGGCCCTGGCCGAGTTGTCGCCGTCCACTTCGCTGTCGCGTCTGGCCGAACATGTGCAGATGCCGGCAAGCAAGGTTCATCGTTATCTGCAGGCATTGATCGCCAGCGGCTTCGCCGAGCAGAACACCGCCACCAACCATTACGGCCTCGGCCGTGAAGCGCTGCGCGTTGGCCTGGCGGCACTCAACAGTATGGACGTGCTGAAAGTCGCCGCCCTGCCCCTGGCCGAACTGCGCGACGAGCTCAACGAAACCTGTTTCCTGGCGGTGTGGGGCAATCAGGGCGCGACCGTTGTACACATCGAGCCGGCGGTGCGCGCGGTGACCGTAGTGACACAACTTGGCTCGGTATTACCGCTGCTCAGTTCATCCACCGGTCTGGTCTTCGGCGCGTACCTGCCGCACCGGGAAACCGACGAATTGCGCGAACAGGAAATCGCTGTTGGCGCTCACCCATTGGCCGACGAAAAAGCCTATGCAGTGCTGTGCGAACAGATCCGCGAACGCGGTCTGCATCATGTACACGGCTTGCTGATGCCCGGCGTCGATGCCCTGTCGGCGCCGGTGTTCAACGCCCTCGGGCAGATCGAGGCGGTGTTGACCATCGTCGGCCCGACTTCGTTGTTCCACGCCGACGAAAACGGCCCGGCGGCGCAACGGTTGCTGGCGGTGACGCGGGCCGTGAGTTGGCGGATGGGGTATCAACCCGAGAACAAGTCGGACTGA
- the hmgA gene encoding homogentisate 1,2-dioxygenase — MNLDSALAYQSGFGNEFSSEALPGALPVGQNSPQKAPYGLYTELFSGTAFTMTRSEARRTWMYRIQPSANHPAFVKLERQLAGGPLGEVTPNRLRWNPLDIPAEPTDFIDGLVSMAANSAAEKPAGISIYHYCANRSMERVFFNADGELLLVPQLGRLRIVTELGVLEVAPLEIAVLPRGLKFRVELLDPQARGYVAENHGAPLRLPDLGPIGSNGLANPRDFLTPVAAYENLQQPTTLVQKFLGQLWGTELNHSPLNVVAWHGNNVPYKYDLRRFNTIGTVSFDHPDPSIFTVLTSPTSVHGLANLEFVIFPPRWMVAENTFRPPWFHRNLMNEFMGLIQGEYDAKAEGFVPGGASLHSCMSAHGPDGETCTKAINADLKPAKIDNTMAFMFETSQVLRPSRFALDCPQLQSTYDACWATLPATFDPTRR, encoded by the coding sequence ATGAACCTCGATTCAGCCCTGGCTTACCAGTCCGGTTTCGGCAACGAATTCAGCTCCGAAGCGTTGCCCGGCGCACTGCCCGTCGGCCAGAACTCCCCGCAGAAAGCCCCGTACGGTCTCTACACCGAACTGTTCTCCGGCACCGCGTTCACCATGACCCGCAGCGAAGCGCGGCGTACCTGGATGTACCGGATCCAGCCGTCGGCCAATCACCCGGCCTTCGTCAAACTGGAGCGGCAACTGGCAGGCGGTCCGTTGGGTGAAGTGACCCCCAATCGCCTGCGCTGGAACCCGCTGGACATCCCGGCCGAACCCACCGATTTCATCGATGGTCTGGTGAGCATGGCGGCCAACTCCGCTGCCGAAAAACCGGCCGGCATCAGCATCTATCACTATTGCGCCAACCGTTCGATGGAACGCGTTTTCTTCAACGCCGACGGCGAGCTGCTGCTGGTGCCGCAACTGGGTCGCCTGCGCATCGTCACCGAACTGGGTGTGCTGGAAGTGGCGCCGCTGGAAATCGCCGTGCTGCCACGGGGTTTGAAATTCCGCGTCGAACTGCTCGATCCGCAAGCGCGCGGCTACGTCGCCGAGAACCATGGCGCGCCGCTGCGCCTGCCGGACCTGGGGCCGATCGGCAGCAATGGTCTGGCCAATCCGCGAGACTTTCTGACCCCGGTCGCCGCCTACGAAAACCTGCAACAACCGACCACGCTGGTGCAGAAATTCCTTGGCCAGCTGTGGGGCACCGAACTCAATCATTCGCCGCTGAACGTGGTCGCCTGGCACGGCAACAACGTGCCGTACAAATATGACCTGCGCCGCTTCAACACCATCGGCACCGTCAGTTTCGATCACCCGGACCCGTCGATCTTCACCGTGCTGACCTCGCCGACCAGCGTCCACGGCCTGGCCAACCTCGAGTTCGTGATCTTCCCGCCGCGCTGGATGGTGGCCGAGAACACCTTCCGTCCGCCGTGGTTCCACCGCAACCTGATGAACGAATTCATGGGCCTGATCCAGGGCGAGTACGACGCCAAGGCCGAAGGTTTTGTGCCCGGCGGCGCATCTCTGCACAGCTGCATGAGCGCCCACGGCCCGGACGGCGAGACCTGCACCAAAGCCATCAACGCGGACCTGAAGCCGGCGAAGATCGACAACACCATGGCGTTCATGTTCGAGACCAGCCAGGTGCTGCGCCCAAGCCGCTTCGCCCTCGACTGCCCGCAACTGCAATCCACTTACGACGCCTGCTGGGCCACGCTGCCCGCCACGTTCGACCCGACCCGGAGATAA
- the fahA gene encoding fumarylacetoacetase, which produces MTQNSITRSWVASANGHTDFPLQNLPLGVFSLNGSAPRAGVAIGEHIFDLQVALEAGLFDGAARRAVEAMHGGQLNAFFELGRDARVALRERLLELFSEGSTHRGNIEAQGAKLLPLAADCQLHLPARISDYTDFYVGIEHAQNVGKLFRPDNPLLPNYKHVPIGYHGRASTVRASGTDVRRPKGQTLPAGATEPTFGPCARLDYELELGIWIGQGNEMGEPIAIGDAAEHIAGFCLLNDWSARDIQAWEYQPLGPFLSKSFITSVSPWVVTAEALAPFRIAQPPRPEGDPQPLPYLFDKRDQDGGGFDIELEVLLLTEKMREQNLPAHRLTLSNTRYMYWTVAQMVAHHSVNGCQLQAGDLFGSGTLSGPESGQFGSLLEITEGGKKPIELASGEVRKFLEDGDEIILRARCAREGFASIGFGECRGTVLAAR; this is translated from the coding sequence ATGACTCAGAATTCCATCACCCGCAGTTGGGTCGCTTCGGCCAACGGCCACACCGATTTCCCGTTGCAGAACCTTCCGCTGGGTGTGTTCAGCCTCAACGGCTCGGCGCCGCGCGCGGGCGTGGCGATTGGCGAACATATCTTTGATCTGCAAGTGGCGCTGGAGGCGGGGCTGTTCGACGGCGCCGCGCGTAGGGCGGTCGAAGCCATGCACGGCGGTCAGTTGAACGCCTTCTTCGAACTCGGCCGCGATGCCCGCGTTGCGTTGCGTGAACGCCTGCTGGAGCTGTTCAGCGAAGGCAGCACTCATCGCGGCAACATCGAAGCCCAGGGTGCAAAACTGCTGCCATTGGCCGCCGATTGCCAACTGCATCTGCCGGCGCGTATCAGTGACTACACGGACTTCTACGTCGGCATCGAGCACGCGCAGAACGTCGGCAAACTGTTCCGCCCGGACAACCCGCTACTGCCGAACTACAAACACGTGCCGATCGGTTACCACGGTCGTGCCTCCACCGTGCGTGCTTCCGGCACCGATGTGCGCCGTCCGAAAGGCCAGACCTTGCCGGCCGGTGCGACTGAGCCGACTTTCGGCCCGTGCGCGCGTCTGGACTATGAGCTGGAGCTGGGCATCTGGATCGGGCAGGGCAACGAGATGGGCGAGCCGATTGCCATTGGCGATGCAGCCGAACACATTGCCGGTTTCTGCTTGCTCAACGACTGGTCGGCCCGTGATATCCAGGCTTGGGAATATCAGCCGCTCGGCCCGTTCCTGTCCAAGAGCTTCATCACCAGCGTCTCGCCATGGGTGGTGACTGCCGAAGCGCTGGCGCCATTCCGCATCGCGCAACCGCCGCGCCCGGAAGGTGATCCGCAGCCATTGCCGTACCTGTTCGACAAGCGCGATCAGGATGGCGGTGGCTTCGACATCGAACTGGAAGTGCTGCTGCTCACCGAGAAAATGCGCGAGCAAAACCTGCCGGCCCATCGCCTGACCCTGAGCAACACCCGCTACATGTACTGGACCGTTGCACAAATGGTCGCGCACCACAGCGTCAACGGTTGCCAGTTGCAGGCAGGTGACCTGTTCGGTTCGGGCACTTTGTCTGGCCCTGAAAGCGGCCAGTTCGGCAGCCTGCTGGAAATTACCGAGGGCGGTAAAAAGCCGATCGAGCTGGCGTCCGGCGAAGTGCGCAAATTCCTCGAAGATGGCGACGAAATCATCCTGCGCGCTCGCTGCGCCCGCGAAGGTTTTGCCTCGATCGGTTTCGGCGAATGCCGTGGCACCGTGCTGGCGGCACGCTGA
- the maiA gene encoding maleylacetoacetate isomerase, giving the protein MELYTYYRSTSSYRVRIALALKGLDYQALPVNLIAAPGGEHRQPAYLAINPQGRVPALRTDEGKLLIQSPAIIEYLEERYPQVPLLPEDLVARAQVRGVAAVIGCDVHPLHNVSVLNRLRGLGHDESQVNEWIGHWISQGLATVEQLIGDSGFCFGEWPCVADVYLIPQLYAAERFSVSLEAYPRIRRVAALAAEHPAFIAAHPANQPDTPK; this is encoded by the coding sequence ATGGAACTCTATACCTATTACCGTTCCACCTCGTCGTACCGGGTGCGGATCGCGCTGGCGCTCAAGGGCCTCGACTATCAGGCGTTGCCGGTCAATCTGATCGCAGCGCCCGGTGGCGAACATCGGCAACCGGCGTATCTGGCGATCAATCCTCAGGGCCGGGTACCGGCGCTGCGCACTGACGAAGGCAAGTTGCTGATCCAGTCGCCGGCGATCATCGAGTACCTGGAAGAGCGTTATCCACAGGTGCCGTTGCTGCCCGAAGACCTCGTTGCCCGTGCCCAGGTGCGCGGTGTGGCGGCGGTGATTGGCTGCGACGTGCATCCGCTGCACAACGTCAGCGTGCTCAATCGCCTGCGCGGGTTGGGGCATGACGAGTCGCAGGTCAACGAGTGGATCGGCCACTGGATCAGTCAGGGGCTGGCGACGGTGGAGCAATTGATCGGCGATAGCGGTTTCTGTTTTGGCGAGTGGCCCTGTGTGGCTGACGTGTACCTGATTCCGCAGTTGTACGCGGCCGAGCGGTTCAGTGTTTCGCTGGAGGCGTATCCACGGATCCGTCGGGTGGCCGCGTTGGCCGCTGAACATCCGGCGTTTATCGCGGCGCATCCGGCGAACCAGCCGGACACGCCGAAGTAG
- a CDS encoding MFS transporter, translating to MHNQIASFRAALDARPVSRFQWLLLILLALLLVTDGYDTQVLGYVVPALAQDWGLEKSAFGPVFSANLLGLTLGSLAVTPLADRFGVRRILLACVLIYASLTVLMVFADSLNTLMIARFICGIGMGGAMPSAMALMSEYSPPRLRTLMVTLAACGFSFGGAAGGFVAAGFIDRFGWQAVFLAGGVTPLLLFPFLWWMLPESLPRLLRDAPPYARLRKVTARMLPEWQPPAASVEQNEREQGSKLTVVELFRNGYARPTLLIWATFFVSLILLYFMISWLPSLLLESGLQLNEANLVTSMFLFAGTLGAICMAWFADRLKSKVRLLSGVLAGAALCTILLGLNHDNPRYLVACVFAAGFCIIGGQLTLNAFASNFYPAHVRATGTGWALGVGRFGSILGPLFGSLLLAMHIPVEQIFFFCAIPAVIAALLIIQVRSPVTAPFSGQPRSAADAPAAPSGEVAESGRH from the coding sequence ATGCACAACCAGATTGCCAGCTTCCGGGCGGCACTCGACGCCCGTCCTGTGTCCCGCTTTCAGTGGTTGCTCCTGATTCTTCTCGCCTTGCTGCTGGTCACCGACGGCTACGACACCCAGGTGCTCGGTTACGTGGTGCCTGCGCTGGCGCAGGACTGGGGCCTGGAGAAATCGGCGTTCGGCCCGGTGTTCAGCGCCAACCTGCTCGGCCTGACGCTAGGCTCGCTCGCCGTGACGCCGCTGGCCGACCGCTTCGGTGTGCGGCGGATTCTGCTCGCCTGCGTACTGATCTACGCCAGCCTCACCGTGCTGATGGTGTTCGCCGACTCCCTGAATACTCTGATGATCGCGCGCTTCATTTGCGGCATCGGCATGGGCGGCGCGATGCCCAGCGCCATGGCGTTGATGTCGGAGTATTCCCCGCCACGCCTGCGCACGCTGATGGTGACGCTGGCGGCGTGCGGTTTCTCTTTCGGCGGGGCGGCGGGTGGTTTTGTCGCGGCCGGTTTTATCGACCGTTTTGGCTGGCAAGCGGTGTTCCTCGCCGGTGGTGTCACGCCGTTGCTGCTGTTTCCGTTTCTCTGGTGGATGCTGCCGGAATCCTTGCCGCGTCTTCTACGTGATGCGCCGCCCTATGCGCGCCTGCGCAAGGTCACCGCACGCATGCTGCCGGAGTGGCAACCGCCCGCCGCATCGGTCGAGCAGAACGAACGCGAGCAGGGCAGCAAGCTGACCGTGGTGGAATTGTTCCGCAACGGTTATGCGCGTCCGACCTTGCTGATCTGGGCAACCTTTTTTGTCAGCCTGATCCTGCTGTATTTCATGATCAGTTGGCTGCCGTCGCTGCTGCTGGAAAGTGGCTTGCAACTCAATGAGGCGAACCTGGTGACGTCGATGTTCCTGTTCGCCGGTACGCTGGGGGCGATCTGCATGGCGTGGTTCGCTGATCGGTTGAAAAGCAAAGTGCGTCTGCTGTCCGGTGTGCTGGCCGGTGCAGCGCTGTGCACCATTCTGTTGGGCCTGAATCACGACAACCCGCGTTATCTGGTGGCCTGTGTTTTCGCGGCGGGGTTCTGCATCATCGGCGGCCAACTGACTCTGAATGCCTTCGCCAGCAATTTCTATCCGGCCCACGTGCGCGCCACCGGTACCGGTTGGGCGTTGGGAGTGGGGCGTTTCGGCTCGATTCTCGGGCCGCTGTTCGGCAGCCTGTTGCTGGCGATGCATATTCCGGTGGAGCAGATTTTCTTCTTCTGCGCGATTCCGGCGGTGATCGCGGCGTTGCTGATCATTCAGGTGCGTTCGCCAGTTACTGCGCCGTTCAGTGGACAACCGCGTTCGGCGGCAGATGCCCCAGCCGCTCCGTCAGGCGAAGTCGCTGAATCGGGTCGTCACTGA
- a CDS encoding transglutaminase family protein, translating to MSPRQRFFDCLHRSPPALFEAALWMAAEHDKQADPEALLQEFKELQQRVSYGLPLLPVSELAQPLLRRMTDLGFAQDDFVPLRPQAAMVHKVMQTKRGQPLALALIALELARGLEIPLVGVNFPGHFLLKVPGADHLLDPCGGRRLYPNDCRELLHRQYGHQMKLNADHLLTAEPVQMLQRLSRNLRQLHLTHDDFIAALIDAERVLELGNASAADYLARASLYQRLDCPNAERFDLEHALLLSDDPIQRLRLTERLGHLPPNAVVH from the coding sequence ATGAGTCCGCGCCAACGTTTCTTCGATTGTCTGCACCGTTCACCGCCCGCGCTGTTCGAAGCCGCGTTGTGGATGGCCGCCGAACACGACAAACAAGCCGATCCCGAAGCGCTGTTGCAGGAATTCAAGGAACTGCAGCAGCGAGTCAGTTATGGCTTGCCGTTGCTTCCGGTCAGCGAGCTGGCGCAACCGTTGCTGCGGCGCATGACCGACCTCGGTTTTGCCCAGGATGATTTCGTACCGCTGCGTCCGCAGGCCGCGATGGTGCACAAAGTCATGCAGACCAAACGCGGCCAGCCGCTGGCGCTGGCACTGATCGCCCTGGAACTGGCCCGTGGTCTGGAGATCCCGCTGGTTGGCGTGAACTTCCCCGGGCATTTCCTGCTGAAGGTGCCCGGAGCCGATCACCTGCTCGATCCGTGCGGCGGACGGCGCCTGTATCCGAACGATTGCCGCGAACTGTTGCATCGCCAGTACGGCCATCAAATGAAACTCAACGCCGACCACCTGCTGACTGCCGAGCCGGTGCAGATGCTTCAGCGTCTGTCACGCAACCTGCGCCAGTTGCACCTGACCCACGACGATTTCATCGCGGCGCTGATTGATGCCGAGCGCGTACTCGAACTGGGTAACGCCAGCGCCGCCGATTACCTGGCCCGGGCCAGTCTGTACCAGCGCCTCGATTGCCCGAACGCCGAGCGTTTCGATCTGGAGCACGCGCTGTTGCTCAGTGACGACCCGATTCAGCGACTTCGCCTGACGGAGCGGCTGGGGCATCTGCCGCCGAACGCGGTTGTCCACTGA
- a CDS encoding Glu/Leu/Phe/Val dehydrogenase dimerization domain-containing protein: MFALMQSTRLESLHLSVDPVSGLKAVIAIHNSRLGPALGGCRYLAYPNDESAVADAIRLAQGMSYKAALAGLAQGGGVAVIVRPAHVENRGALFEAFGRCIDQLDGRYITAIDSGTSVADMDCIAQQTQHVTSTTSAGDPAPHAAMGVFTGIRATAMARLGSDNLEGLRVAIQGLGNVGYALAEQLHAAGAELLVSDIDHGKVQLAMEQLNAHPIANDALLSTPCDILAPCGLGGVLNSHTVTQLRCSAVAGSANNQLTHLDVADQLERRGILYAPDYVINAGGLIYVSLKHRGEELTTITAHLSKISSRLTEVFAHAQAEKRSPARVADELAEKVLYR, from the coding sequence ATGTTCGCTCTCATGCAAAGCACTCGCCTGGAATCGCTGCACCTTAGCGTTGATCCGGTCTCCGGATTGAAGGCGGTCATTGCCATCCATAACAGTCGCCTCGGGCCAGCCCTGGGCGGATGTCGCTATCTTGCCTATCCGAATGACGAGTCCGCCGTCGCGGACGCCATACGCCTGGCTCAGGGTATGAGCTACAAGGCCGCGCTGGCCGGTCTGGCCCAGGGCGGCGGCGTGGCCGTGATCGTGCGGCCGGCCCATGTGGAAAACCGTGGCGCGCTGTTCGAAGCATTCGGTCGTTGCATCGATCAACTCGACGGCCGCTACATCACCGCCATCGACAGCGGCACTTCGGTGGCGGACATGGACTGCATCGCCCAGCAGACCCAGCACGTCACCAGTACCACCTCGGCCGGCGACCCGGCACCGCACGCGGCAATGGGCGTGTTCACCGGGATTCGCGCCACGGCCATGGCGCGGTTGGGCAGCGACAACCTCGAAGGTTTGCGCGTGGCGATTCAGGGGCTGGGCAATGTCGGTTACGCACTGGCCGAACAGCTGCATGCCGCTGGCGCCGAACTGCTGGTCAGCGATATCGACCACGGCAAGGTGCAACTGGCGATGGAACAGCTCAACGCTCATCCGATTGCCAACGACGCCTTGCTCAGCACACCGTGCGACATCCTTGCGCCGTGCGGCCTGGGCGGTGTGCTCAACAGCCACACCGTCACCCAGTTGCGCTGCTCGGCGGTGGCGGGGTCGGCCAACAATCAACTGACGCATCTGGATGTGGCCGATCAGCTGGAACGGCGCGGCATCCTGTATGCGCCGGATTACGTGATCAATGCCGGTGGCTTGATCTACGTATCCCTCAAGCACCGTGGCGAAGAACTGACGACCATCACCGCGCATCTGTCGAAAATCAGTTCGCGACTGACCGAAGTGTTTGCCCACGCCCAGGCAGAAAAACGTTCGCCGGCGCGGGTGGCGGATGAACTGGCGGAGAAAGTGTTGTACCGCTGA